In one window of Frigoriglobus tundricola DNA:
- the rpsP gene encoding 30S ribosomal protein S16 — protein MAVRIRMKQMGRTHRHYYRIVAIDHRQPRDGKVIEELGTYDPHVTEKSERVTLLPSRIKYWQSVGAKASEHCEAIFKNFMKKWEEIEAANAAKAAEEAAAKAAEAAAPAAPTA, from the coding sequence GTGGCTGTTCGCATCCGAATGAAGCAGATGGGCCGGACCCACCGGCACTATTACCGCATCGTCGCCATCGACCACCGCCAGCCGCGTGACGGTAAGGTGATCGAAGAGCTGGGCACTTACGACCCGCACGTGACGGAGAAGAGCGAGCGCGTCACGCTGCTTCCGTCGCGGATCAAATACTGGCAGAGCGTCGGCGCCAAGGCCAGCGAGCACTGCGAGGCGATTTTCAAGAACTTCATGAAGAAGTGGGAAGAGATCGAAGCCGCCAACGCCGCGAAAGCCGCCGAAGAGGCCGCTGCGAAGGCGGCCGAGGCCGCTGCCCCGGCCGCCCCCACCGCCTGA
- a CDS encoding PQQ-binding-like beta-propeller repeat protein — MRLFWSLVVVVACAGVSTAEEWPQWLGPKRDGVWRDTGLVDKFPKGGPKVLWRVPIGVGYAGPAVANGKVFVTGYTPGAGKKLPEGGFAKGRFAGTEHVTCRDAATGKQLWTTEYPVEYTISYAAGPRCTPTVDGDFVYTLGAMGDLKCLSAADGKEVWSKNFIKDYESGLPVWGFAAHPLVDGNKLICLAGGSNDRLVIAFDKKTGKELWAAETCGGDFGYSPPMVYEFGGTRQLVIWHTKAVVGLNPDTGKRLWRVDFEARYALTAPTPRKVGDDGLFVTSFYNGSMLLKVGADKATVVWKSKAKGEKPDQTTDLSSIMCTPVVDGDYIYGVCSYGQLRCIEARTGKRVWESMQATRGALTPAKVAAEPEPAERERWSLAFLVPHEDRCFLFNEQGDLIIAKLSPKGYEEIDRAHVIDPTNTMAGNGRLVVWMHPAFADKCVFVRNDKELVCLSLAK, encoded by the coding sequence ATGCGTTTGTTCTGGAGCTTGGTCGTCGTTGTTGCGTGTGCGGGCGTCTCCACTGCGGAGGAATGGCCGCAGTGGCTCGGGCCGAAGCGCGACGGCGTGTGGCGTGACACCGGCCTTGTGGACAAGTTCCCGAAGGGCGGGCCGAAGGTGCTGTGGCGGGTGCCGATCGGCGTGGGGTACGCGGGTCCGGCCGTCGCGAACGGCAAGGTGTTCGTCACCGGTTACACGCCGGGCGCGGGCAAAAAGCTCCCCGAGGGCGGGTTCGCGAAGGGCCGCTTCGCCGGCACCGAACACGTCACCTGTCGCGACGCCGCCACCGGCAAGCAGCTCTGGACCACCGAGTACCCGGTGGAGTACACGATCAGCTACGCCGCCGGCCCGCGCTGCACGCCGACGGTCGATGGCGACTTCGTTTACACCCTCGGCGCGATGGGCGACCTGAAGTGCCTGAGCGCGGCCGACGGGAAAGAGGTGTGGTCGAAGAACTTCATCAAGGATTACGAGTCCGGTTTACCGGTGTGGGGGTTCGCGGCGCACCCGCTCGTGGACGGTAACAAGCTCATCTGCCTGGCGGGCGGATCGAACGACCGCCTGGTGATCGCGTTCGACAAGAAGACGGGCAAGGAGCTGTGGGCGGCGGAAACCTGCGGCGGCGACTTCGGCTACAGCCCGCCGATGGTGTACGAGTTCGGCGGCACGCGCCAGCTCGTCATCTGGCACACGAAGGCCGTCGTCGGGCTGAACCCGGACACGGGCAAGCGGCTCTGGCGCGTCGACTTCGAGGCGCGGTACGCGCTGACCGCTCCCACCCCGCGCAAGGTGGGCGACGACGGCCTGTTCGTCACCTCGTTCTACAACGGCTCGATGCTCCTGAAGGTGGGGGCGGACAAGGCCACCGTCGTGTGGAAAAGCAAGGCGAAGGGCGAGAAGCCGGACCAGACGACCGACCTCAGCTCGATCATGTGCACGCCCGTAGTGGACGGCGATTACATCTACGGCGTGTGCAGTTACGGCCAGCTCCGGTGCATCGAGGCGAGGACCGGCAAGCGCGTGTGGGAATCAATGCAGGCGACCCGCGGCGCGCTGACGCCGGCGAAGGTGGCCGCCGAACCCGAACCGGCCGAACGCGAGCGCTGGAGCCTCGCGTTCCTGGTCCCCCACGAGGACCGGTGCTTCCTGTTCAACGAGCAGGGCGACCTCATCATCGCGAAGCTGTCCCCGAAGGGCTATGAGGAGATCGACCGCGCCCACGTCATCGACCCGACGAACACGATGGCCGGCAACGGCCGGCTGGTGGTGTGGATGCACCCGGCGTTCGCGGACAAGTGCGTGTTCGTGCGGAACGACAAGGAACTGGTGTGCCTGAGCCTGGCGAAGTAG
- the rplS gene encoding 50S ribosomal protein L19, whose product MISPFMKIVEQGTLKSDVPDFRVGDRVEIHQKILDGAKERVQVFEGDVIARQNAGASETVTVRRLVQGEGVERIFPVHSPRIAKIVVKKAGMVRRAKLYYLRDRVGKATKIRDDVKRQTRIDVDLKTAAEAASKAAQEAAAAATAAGGESKSAKKKRERKEAEAAKKK is encoded by the coding sequence ATGATCTCGCCCTTTATGAAGATCGTCGAACAGGGCACGCTGAAATCGGACGTGCCGGACTTCCGCGTCGGGGACCGCGTCGAGATCCACCAGAAGATCCTCGACGGGGCCAAGGAGCGCGTCCAGGTGTTCGAGGGCGACGTGATCGCCCGCCAGAACGCCGGCGCCAGCGAGACGGTGACCGTCCGCCGGCTGGTGCAGGGCGAGGGCGTGGAGCGCATCTTCCCGGTTCACTCGCCGCGCATCGCGAAGATCGTGGTGAAGAAGGCCGGTATGGTCCGCCGCGCGAAGCTGTACTACCTGCGCGACCGCGTCGGCAAGGCCACCAAGATCCGCGACGACGTGAAGCGCCAGACGCGGATCGACGTGGACCTGAAGACGGCCGCCGAAGCCGCCTCCAAGGCCGCTCAGGAGGCCGCCGCCGCGGCCACGGCCGCGGGCGGCGAGAGCAAGTCGGCCAAGAAGAAGCGCGAGCGCAAGGAAGCCGAGGCCGCCAAGAAGAAGTAA
- a CDS encoding YraN family protein gives MSAAAPRPENEKPPAGGFSRWRWWKRWFGRRSERAAARFLRQRGFRLLAANVSDAAGELDLLALEGETLVVVEVRSTSSDRPDAIEQTAASVDLRKQRKITEATSRFLARRRLLGRIAVRYDVLVIAWPIHAREPTVRHIPHAFESTGRFQFFT, from the coding sequence GTGTCGGCCGCCGCGCCACGCCCGGAGAACGAAAAGCCGCCGGCCGGCGGCTTTTCTCGCTGGCGGTGGTGGAAGCGGTGGTTCGGGCGGCGCAGCGAACGGGCCGCGGCCCGGTTCCTGCGCCAGCGGGGCTTCCGGTTACTCGCCGCGAACGTGTCCGACGCGGCCGGCGAACTCGACCTGCTCGCCCTGGAGGGCGAAACGCTCGTGGTGGTCGAAGTGCGGTCCACGTCGAGCGACCGCCCGGACGCGATCGAACAAACCGCCGCCTCGGTGGACCTCCGCAAGCAGCGGAAGATCACCGAGGCGACGTCGCGCTTCCTGGCCCGCCGGCGGCTGCTCGGCCGGATCGCGGTGCGGTACGACGTGCTGGTGATCGCCTGGCCAATACACGCCCGCGAACCCACCGTCCGGCACATCCCTCATGCTTTCGAGTCCACCGGCCGCTTCCAGTTCTTCACCTGA
- the trmD gene encoding tRNA (guanosine(37)-N1)-methyltransferase TrmD, producing the protein MRFDVLTLFPGIFDGYVRQSLLEDAIQAGLVQVHAWNIRDWTQDKHQRVDDRPFGGGPGMVLMAQPVVDCVAAVQAKCETPGRLVMLTPAGERLTQRTVERLAREPRLLLLCGRYEGFDDRIRQLLQPWEISVGDFVCNGGEVPAMVVIDTVIRLVPGVLGDQQSAADESHSEDGRLEYPQYTRPRAFQGLEVPEVLLGGNHQAVAKWRREQSDLRSRTPNTAADGAAENSNT; encoded by the coding sequence ATCCGGTTCGATGTCCTGACGCTGTTCCCCGGCATCTTCGACGGTTACGTGCGCCAGAGCTTGCTCGAGGACGCCATTCAGGCCGGGCTGGTTCAGGTTCACGCCTGGAACATCCGCGACTGGACGCAGGACAAGCACCAGCGCGTGGACGACCGGCCCTTCGGCGGCGGTCCCGGCATGGTGCTGATGGCACAGCCGGTCGTCGATTGTGTGGCGGCGGTTCAAGCGAAGTGCGAGACGCCCGGCCGATTGGTGATGCTCACGCCGGCCGGCGAGCGGCTCACGCAGCGAACGGTCGAGAGGCTGGCCCGCGAGCCGCGGCTCCTGCTCCTGTGCGGCCGGTACGAGGGGTTCGACGACCGCATCCGGCAGTTGTTGCAGCCCTGGGAGATCTCGGTCGGCGATTTCGTGTGCAACGGCGGCGAAGTCCCGGCGATGGTGGTCATCGATACCGTGATCCGGCTGGTCCCCGGGGTGCTGGGCGACCAGCAGAGTGCCGCGGACGAATCGCACAGCGAGGACGGCCGGCTCGAGTACCCGCAGTACACGCGGCCGCGGGCGTTCCAGGGCCTGGAAGTGCCGGAGGTTCTCCTGGGCGGGAACCATCAGGCGGTCGCGAAATGGCGGCGCGAGCAGAGCGATCTGCGGAGCCGCACCCCGAACACGGCGGCCGACGGAGCCGCCGAGAACTCGAACACCTAG
- the ffh gene encoding signal recognition particle protein: MFEGITKSLGEAFKKLRGRGRLTAENVKDGLREVRRAFLEADVNFNVATDFIARVEAKSLGQDVLARVDPSEQIVKNVYEELCALMGPVDHKIPQRADRPVVLMLCGLQGSGKTTTAAKLALTLKGQNRKPMLAAADLQRPGAVEQLKTLGEQIGVPVYSEATNPVDVCRNAVAQAKRTLCDIVILDTAGRLQIDDALMDELKRIDKLVKPDECYLVVDAMIGQEAANVAKAFNDALELNACILTKLDGDARGGAAMSIKGVTGVPIKFIGMGEKVDKLEDFIPERMAGRIMGQGDMMGVVEKIASIQKQMSQEELAAQQAKIKDGNFTLDDFRKQFETIAKMGMKDMISRMPGMSEMIPEGEDPELALKRVQGMIDSMTKKERADPDLIDTPRRRRIAKGAGVEPHEVNQFLKQFDQVRVLMKQMASMSMWQRLKMVTGMGKMGAFMPGGMDNMKLKGDTGHRKSAKERAEERKKKKKRK; encoded by the coding sequence ATGTTCGAAGGCATTACCAAATCGCTCGGCGAGGCGTTCAAGAAGCTCCGCGGGCGCGGCCGGCTCACCGCCGAGAACGTCAAGGACGGCCTCCGCGAGGTCCGCCGCGCGTTCCTCGAAGCCGACGTGAATTTCAACGTCGCCACCGACTTCATCGCGCGGGTCGAGGCCAAGTCGCTCGGCCAGGACGTGCTCGCGCGGGTCGATCCGTCCGAGCAGATCGTCAAGAACGTCTACGAGGAACTGTGCGCCCTCATGGGGCCGGTGGACCACAAGATCCCCCAGCGCGCCGACCGGCCCGTCGTCCTCATGCTCTGCGGCTTGCAGGGCTCGGGTAAAACCACCACCGCCGCCAAGCTCGCGCTCACCCTCAAGGGGCAGAACCGCAAGCCGATGCTCGCGGCGGCCGACCTCCAGCGCCCGGGCGCCGTCGAGCAGTTGAAGACGCTCGGCGAACAGATCGGCGTGCCGGTCTACAGTGAGGCCACCAACCCGGTGGACGTGTGCCGCAACGCGGTCGCGCAGGCCAAGCGGACGCTCTGCGACATCGTCATTCTGGACACCGCCGGCCGGCTCCAGATCGACGACGCGCTGATGGACGAGCTGAAGCGCATCGACAAGCTGGTGAAGCCGGACGAGTGCTACCTCGTTGTGGACGCGATGATCGGCCAGGAGGCGGCGAACGTCGCCAAGGCCTTCAACGACGCGCTCGAACTGAACGCCTGCATCCTGACGAAGCTCGACGGCGACGCCCGCGGCGGCGCCGCGATGTCGATCAAGGGCGTCACCGGCGTGCCGATCAAGTTCATCGGCATGGGGGAGAAGGTCGACAAGCTCGAGGACTTCATCCCCGAGCGCATGGCCGGCCGGATCATGGGCCAGGGCGACATGATGGGGGTGGTCGAGAAGATCGCCAGCATCCAGAAGCAGATGTCGCAGGAGGAGCTGGCGGCCCAGCAGGCGAAGATCAAAGACGGGAACTTCACCCTCGACGACTTCCGCAAGCAGTTCGAGACCATCGCCAAGATGGGCATGAAGGACATGATCAGCCGCATGCCCGGCATGTCCGAGATGATCCCCGAGGGGGAGGACCCGGAACTCGCCCTCAAGCGCGTCCAGGGCATGATCGACTCGATGACAAAGAAGGAGCGCGCCGACCCGGACCTGATCGACACCCCGCGCCGGCGGCGCATCGCGAAGGGGGCCGGCGTCGAGCCGCACGAGGTCAACCAGTTCCTCAAGCAGTTCGATCAGGTCCGGGTGCTGATGAAGCAGATGGCCAGCATGTCGATGTGGCAGCGCCTCAAGATGGTCACCGGCATGGGCAAGATGGGCGCGTTCATGCCCGGCGGCATGGACAACATGAAACTGAAGGGCGACACCGGCCACCGCAAGAGCGCCAAGGAACGAGCCGAAGAGCGGAAGAAGAAAAAGAAACGCAAATAG